In Oscillospiraceae bacterium, a genomic segment contains:
- a CDS encoding YlxR family protein produces MPNTVPHTPIRHCIACRKGLPKGKLLRIARLPDNFIALDSNGKAQGRGAYVCPATVCVQKAQKSRALERQFKRQIDIAVYENLMEKCSDRQTT; encoded by the coding sequence ATGCCGAACACCGTACCACACACACCCATCCGTCATTGCATCGCTTGCCGAAAGGGCTTGCCCAAAGGCAAACTGTTGCGCATAGCGCGCCTGCCCGACAATTTTATCGCCCTTGATAGCAACGGAAAAGCGCAAGGCCGCGGCGCATATGTTTGTCCGGCAACGGTTTGTGTGCAAAAAGCACAAAAAAGCCGTGCGCTGGAGCGACAATTCAAACGACAGATTGACATAGCTGTCTATGAGAACTTGATGGAGAAGTGCAGTGACAGACAAACGACTTAG
- a CDS encoding ribosomal L7Ae/L30e/S12e/Gadd45 family protein — protein MTDKRLRLLGLCRRGGMLITGEEAVGNAARQTHSVKLIVVANDVSDNTRKRVEAHARAGNIPLLELPHNRKILGHALGLAHCACAGVTDKKMAQQIQQLLD, from the coding sequence GTGACAGACAAACGACTTAGACTTTTAGGCTTATGCAGACGCGGCGGCATGCTGATAACGGGAGAAGAAGCTGTCGGCAACGCGGCACGGCAAACACACAGTGTAAAGTTAATTGTAGTCGCAAACGATGTGTCTGACAACACACGCAAACGCGTGGAGGCGCACGCCCGTGCCGGCAACATACCACTGCTTGAACTGCCGCACAACCGCAAAATATTAGGTCACGCGCTGGGCCTGGCACACTGTGCGTGTGCCGGCGTAACCGACAAAAAGATGGCGCAGCAAATACAGCAATTGTTAGATTGA